From Quercus robur chromosome 8, dhQueRobu3.1, whole genome shotgun sequence:
aaaaaagtgAATTAAGATATTTCTAGGAGACATGAAGTATCTTAGTTTTATTTTCTCTGAGTCCAAGTTAGTCTTTTactaggtttttaattttctagttGAATCAGAAGTTCTAATACTACTAGTACAAGAAAGAGTCCTTAAATATATTTGTGTTCAATGTACTTAAAAAACAGCTAGATGATTAATAAAAAGATTAAGTGTTTTGATCATTGAGGCATGTTGGTCTTCAtgtgtttttttcttcctctctcttcatCTTATCTTCTCATATGTATTATGCTACCGTTCACTAGTACTGTTCATACAATCCTTGAACACcatatatttctctctttttttaattttttcttttaactccAAATCAAATCCTTTCTTGTACctatcaaaaccctaaaaccccaCATACTTCCATCTTCCAAATAGCCATCAAATAACTCATTAAACCACCTTTTAATTCCTAATACAAccccacacacaaacaaattcCACAATTTGTCTTATGTCACCTCTTAGGCTAAAGTTACCAACCACTATCTATATATAAGGCTTCAATACCTATTTCTTGGTGGACAAGGAAAATCAAATTACTTCTATCATAAGAAATTGACTTTCTTGTCACACcaagaaaatccaaaccaaGTCAAAATAGTTTAGCCACTGTAGCTTCAAAAAGAAACGACTTTGGAAATCTTTCCTTAGAGTAGACTCCCCCAGCCACAAGTCATGCCAAAACTTGACTTTTGAGCCATCCCCAACATCATATCTAACAAATCTCGTAAAACTATCCTATCCTCTTCTAATCAATTTCCATAAACCCGCACAGTAGGATCCCTGAACCTCCTTGGAATGCCAAAACTCACTAAGAGGAATTATACTTCAAGTCTATAACCCACCTCCAGGATGCCTTCTCTTCACACTCATAATGCCACAACCACTTCCTCAACAAGGCTTAATTAAAGAGAATTACCTTCTTGATTCCCAAACCCCCAAAGTGAAAAGGAAGATAGCATATATACCCAATGAAACTTGAATTCATTACCCATACCACCCCAAAGAAAGTCTCTTCGAATTTTTTACCAGTCTATTTTCTACTCCTACTATATttgggaaaagagaaaaaaattaggaaGGCTCGAAAGCATACTCTTGATGAGTCTGAGGCCGCCCTCTTTTGTCAAATAAATTCTTTTCCTACCAACTAGTCTCCTTTGCATCCTCTCACTAATGGGATCCCAAATAGATTTCGCCTTAAAGGGCACTCCTAAAGGTAATCCCAAATACTTCATGGGAAGAGATGTAATTCTACACCCACAATCATTTGCCAACCCTTGAATATTTTGTACCTCTCCCACCATCACTATCTTAGACTTGCCCAAATTAATGCTAAACCCCAAAACCGCCTCAACACAAGTAAGGATGCACCTAAGTATCGGATCTGGGTAGAGTTAGCCtcacaaaaaatcaaagtttcaaccataaataaaagataatagaTCATTGTTTCATTGCTCCAATTATCAACAGTGAAGCCTTTAAAGTATCCTTCAGACACCACACTTGTTATCAATCTACTCAAAGCCTTCATGacaatcacaaacaaaaaagaggaaaagtgaATCCCCCTGATGTAAACACTTGCTACTTTTGAAAAAAACCTGTAGGTGTACCATTCACCAACACCAAGAATTTGACTGTTGAGATACAAAATGCAAGCCACTTTCTCCATCTCACTCCAAATCCATATTCCAAAATATACAACAGGAAATCCCAATTAACGTGATTGTAACCTTCTCCACATCCAGTTTACACAACAATTTTGGTCCACCTGCTTTCATATGACTATCCAAGTATTCATTTCCTATAAGGACCAAATCCAGGATTTTCCTCCCATAATTGAAGGCGTTCTGCAACTCCAACACTATCGCACCCAAAACCCCCTTCAACCTATTTGCTAGAACCTTTTAATACCTATTGGATAGATCATATACATGTTGACATGTACATAAATTTTCTAATGACATGATTTAAAGAGAAGAGGTTGCGAATTTCCAATCCTAAATGGTCACCATGGTTTAATAACATAACTAGTTTCACTCAGATAAAGAACAAAAGAAGATAACgtgtaaagaaaaaagaaaaattacccCAAATTCTGTATTGACCAGACACTGAACAAAATCCATCAGTTGAAGCTTTGCCCACTCCATGCACTGGGTGGGGTCATCTGTCTTGGGAGGATGCCTCCAAGGTGCGCCAAAACGTAATTTATCTTTTGAAATCTTTCCATTCCATGCATCAACAGCAAACTTTTTCAGGAGTTCCAATGCATTATCCATAGCAGGATTCACCACAGTAATCTTAAATGAAGTAAAATGAACAAATGAGGCACCTCTTAATGCACATTCAAaagaaactaagaaagtaaTCAAGAACAGGCAAATAAATTCATAACTTCTAAGTAATACCCATACAATAACAGCTCATTAATAACAGAAATCTGCAGCACTTGATTTGATAAAGCATACAGATTTGAATTAAACAGCCTTGGCACAAACACCATCAATTTATCCTATAATTATTAGTTGAATAAATGCATAAATCATAAGTAATACACATGTACGATAATAGAAATCTGCAACACTTGATTTGATAAAGCATAcgaattttatttaaacagCCTTGGCATAAACACAATAAATTTATCCTATAATAATTAGTTGCATTTCATTATGTCACAAAATAGTTTTAGTGTGGATTAGATAAGTGAGAGTGACAAACAGCACCAAATTAGTAAGTGATGCAGACCGTGAGAAGTCAAtctcaaattattattattttttaagtttcaagggtatttttgtaatttcataattttcagATATGGGTTGTACTAATGGTTCATTAAgtattattttgggttttattcaaGTCTGGCTATTTAGTTGTTAGAAGTAAAAGTCCAAGGAGTAAGACTCTTATTAGGTTTTAAGGAAGTTCAAGTTCTACTAGGAATATCTATTAGTCTTCTACTTAAAGGATGAAAGGCTTTCTATTGAGAAAAATGGGAAgaataaattttctaaattttcagAGGTTATAAAGCTTGATTAAGGTTTGTGTGAAACAACCTTCACCAAGGCAAGATGCCAACAAAAATCCTAAGTGTGATGCCtataagtttattatttttctcttccgTTTTTAACTTCTTAGTAACTTAAAACTTTGCAAACTCCAATTGATTTGTCACCTTTTAAACTCTAAAATCCAAAACTTCAAAACCCCAAACCACCCATCCACTAAGTAGTCCAAAATAGCCAATAAAGAGCCAAAACATGGTTTACGCGTTACTATTCACAGCACTGGAACAGCAACCAGAATTTGGATCCAAATTCTACTATTCCTTTTCCCCATTAGAAATCCCATAATCCTTATTATTTTTCATCCCTTTTCCCACTAAAAGCTAACCCTTAATCCTCACAACCAAAGCTGTCCAGATCAGATTTAATTGCGTTCCCCTTTGCCCTGTGTCAGTGAGATTGAATTTTAGAGTTGAAATTTTAGCAAGCTGCAACCTTAATCTTTCTTATCATGTTCTGCACAGTAAGCTTTAACCATTCCACCATTACTCTGTAAGCCTACTCTATATCTACCTATGAGGTTAAGATCATAGAGATGAGGCCAATAACTCCATTTAAGAAACAAAAGCTTATGTAAGTGCAAGCAGCAAAACTTATTTCATTGGTTGAACTTTATTCATTTAGCATGTTAAAAGCTTAGCCAAGCATCAAGATGTTTTCCTTTGTGCTCGTGAGTTAAATAATTACCATAGATGTAGCCCTTCAAGATTCATTAAAAACTAACAAATCTTAGAAGAATACAATATTAGGGTTCAAAAAGAAATGAGATGCAGAGCTATGTTCACTTGTGAAAATTACCTGCAAATATGCTAAATATGCATCTACAATGTCCTCAAAAGTACTACCCTTGTCACCCATCACCCTACAGTAGAATATAAACAGGTTAATGAACTAATAGAAGGTAGCATCAGCTAAATATGAATATGACAAGCTCGGTGATATCAGGCACAAAGATGTTAATTTGCATATTTAACACTGTAACATGACACTGAACTGTCCACTTTCAATTATGATCAATGATTCTCAATATTTTCATATAAGGCTAATCTCCCTATCTAGCTGGAACCCAAAATTTCTTAAAGCAGGATATGACTTATCAATATCTACTAGATGACAAAATGGCAAGCTAAGATAAAATCATTCTTACTTCTGATAATAATCACTTTGTTTAAGAGCATAAAGCTCAAATAGATGTCGAGGGATTGGTCCGAGCACCTCAGCAATCACTGTCCACTGcaattttgatataaaaaataaaaaataaaagtttaaacacactaagaaccaaaagaaaatattaaaattcacCAAGTTGCCAGTAATTAGGAAAATAAGGTGAAGACGGCTGAGGTGGAGGGGAAATGTAAATTCTGATAGCAAAATCTAACTGAGTTTCAgtctatatttttctttctttgtttttttgccCCTATGGAAGGTTTGTCCCGTATTTCTTTTCTAGAGATTTTGTTACTTGAACTATAGACAGAATTTGCTTGCCTCTGAAGGACTAAAATAATCAGTAACCATATGCATTTTAGCTCCTTGGGGAGTCCATCCAAACATCTGCAGATAGGACAAGTCTGAAATGAGTAACATAAGCCAGAACCATCAAGGCccatatgtatgtgtgtgtgtgtgtgtgtgtgtgtgtatatcaTCAAACAACAAAAGTCAATTGCTAAATATCCCACATAGACAAGTGCAGATCAAGTGTCAAAACCCAAAGTGAAGCACACATAAACAAGGACATACGCAGACAACAAACACAATATCAAGCGTTCATGTGTACATGCGTATAAGGAGTCCCAATCTGTGAGAAGGCATCCAAATAATGACCGTTCCTGTATCATCATGAaatacaatcttttttttttctaataatagcATGGAATACAATCATGAACTATTTCAAGTTGAGTTGTCAACACTAAAGCAATTTCATAAGCTAAAGCTTGCACCAGAAACTCATTTTcactgggatttttttttttttgggttttggggtgtttttttgggggggtagAGAAAGAGAATTAAGAGACAGTTTAAAGAGTAGCACATATGAAATGGTAAAGCAGTAAAGaacttctttttaatttttcttccatGCATCAGAGAAGAGAAGGCACACACTCACACAGAGTTTAATAGTGTTTAGTTTAAGTACCTCGCGAGAGATGAATATGTCTGTAAATCCAAAATCCAGGTAGGCTTGGTATGAATAGTAGCTGAGGCATATTGGTGGATTAGAATTCTAAAATGGaaataaaaattctcaaaaagTAATATTATGTATTACAAAAACCTCAGAGAATGTTAAAACAAATAGGAAGTAAGCAAGAAAATGGATGCATGTAATGGCAAACTATTTGGCCCTTAAATCAATCTTTAAGCACAAGCATTAAGGCATGGGGAGGATGCTTCTACCACGCCATGAAAGAATTTAAGCTTTATGGTTTAAAGAGCAAGTAAAAAATAGTATAGCTGAACAGAAATGGACCTAACCTATCTGATGTAACAAGTATGATGGGCAGGCACCGCTCATTCGCACCCAAAGCAATCATTCTCCATATCAGACTGTCATGATACATTGATGCAGAGACCGACGAATCATCATTTAGAGTAGCATTGCGTAGAACATCGATATTGTTAATAACCAGCTTGGGCTGCCCATATGAGACATAAACGTCTATCGATTAGAGCTTCACAATAGCACCAGCCACTAGTCAAAACCACACAAATGTACCATCATAAACCTCTTTCACACAAACTTTACAATTACACGTCAAGCATGAAtagattaaagaatatcatAAATTGCCTTAGAGACCAATTTAGCTTACAGGCCTACCACACCTAGAATTAGCACACAGTGACAATGGCATTAATGAAGATTTTCTGTATGTTAAATTATTTGGTGGCCTATGTAATAGAATGAGCCTAATATTTTAGTCAATCACCTGAAAATGATCAATTTCAGCAGCTTGTGACAACAACTCGAGCAACAAACACGGCCAATCAGTACACGAATGTGCTAAAGACCTCGAAAACCCACCAGTCCGATTCAAATGAGCAATAGCCTTAGCCCTCCACCCATGTTGGACTGTAATCACCTCCTTCGCCAATCTCAGTGCCAGAAACGCCTCTCTAAAATATGAAGCCTCCTGTATAGACAAGCCCTTCCATTTCTCACTCAAACCCAATACCCCATCAATCTCTTGGGCATTACATCGAGCAGATAGCGCGAAAACTGCCCGATCCCACAAAACCGAAGGGGAGGCCTTATCAACAACCGCAGACTTAGAAGCAGCATTGTTACTCTGAATTACACGGCGAAGGGC
This genomic window contains:
- the LOC126695273 gene encoding uncharacterized protein LOC126695273, which produces MVNKAWRIIPRPLLETVLNNHAQHHRVPQPLILHGPRGVGKTTLILERLLGEWNKGPHLTGYIDFAESIEDHHPQFNKSFPWASWSNCPPPTLSSCRTKLEHTLESMVEKGVKLGTISSHQIFTTLSKWHGLNTALRRVIQSNNAASKSAVVDKASPSVLWDRAVFALSARCNAQEIDGVLGLSEKWKGLSIQEASYFREAFLALRLAKEVITVQHGWRAKAIAHLNRTGGFSRSLAHSCTDWPCLLLELLSQAAEIDHFQPKLVINNIDVLRNATLNDDSSVSASMYHDSLIWRMIALGANERCLPIILVTSDSYYSYQAYLDFGFTDIFISREMFGWTPQGAKMHMVTDYFSPSEWTVIAEVLGPIPRHLFELYALKQSDYYQKVMGDKGSTFEDIVDAYLAYLQITVVNPAMDNALELLKKFAVDAWNGKISKDKLRFGAPWRHPPKTDDPTQCMEWAKLQLMDFVQCLVNTEFGVNYLADCSLEIFDDPSAVALVEVGLLYAQRDPSFIRPISRGIQRCLVRWLVQQRMQMNFQNLLQYLWQRIIRGRSYRHLMLEAGYK